The proteins below come from a single Hyperolius riggenbachi isolate aHypRig1 chromosome 8, aHypRig1.pri, whole genome shotgun sequence genomic window:
- the INVS gene encoding inversin, protein MNGPPQGSSLASPVHAAAVTGDKATLLRLIGSNSELIDQEDQLGRSPLMYSVLGDRRACAEALLRHGTLVNRSDRSGRTALHLAAQTGNHRLLKLLLSRRADCTHRDLRDITALHLSTRHQDTRCLALLLKHTPPGQVDAQDQRKQTALHWSAYYNRPRHVRLLVRHGSNIGIPDWEGKIPLHWAAGHKDPEAALTVRCLLEAAPTESLLNWQDYEGRTPLHLAVGDGNEEVVKLLTSYRGCNVTPYDNLFRTPLHWAALLGHTPIANLLLERNRSPNIPSDSQGATPLHYAAQGNCPDTVRVLLAHPSVRDEADLEGRTAFMWAAGKGSDEALKVMLELDPELEMNRTDKYGGTALHAASLSGQISTVRILLEHSAQVDAADVMKHTPLFRACEMGHREVIYTLIKGGAKVHLVDKDGRSALHWAALGGNANVCQILIENNINPNAQDYEGRTPLQCAAYGGYIGCMEVLMENKADPNIQDKNGRTALHWSCNNGYLDAVKLLLHYSAFPNQMESTEERYTPFDYALLGGHQEVIQFMLEHGALSIAAIQDIAASKIQAVYKGHKVRRAFRDRKNLLMKHEQLRKDAAAKKREGESKRKVRLNQLYENAKIKDNRTKTAEGSRVESEQYKHNEIEQKGTTEEKLQNSADKIKLKEQLWQVKTGQPLQVRRASPRQGEVSETCTRSSPMRVSHSTSSPSELSEKEHHEGTHSDNQCKRRSKHKKEDNSGRAHEERNESLKEPRRKSHREMREGSQFSLKGEPHNRCSTIQYDQEEETPEKVAGKDEIIQKNIKSSRTHRNKKADVDLVTHTIGSCSITEHQSPKRNRESGIVIQVTSDGDHSPKHKEASSKHHSERKSSLSRAGQRPSTGRRTKCEEESPSRRTKRSTSGSRARQVKQAGTERTGVSSSPTADANFRRSLTIPLPRDSLRAGHSLAHWQQLDIELIPLEARLQLVEREKARKQLFQRKNQAATVIQRAWRKHKIKKGSYLRPTRSPRIH, encoded by the coding sequence ATGAACGGCCCGCCCCAGGGCTCTTCTCTGGCCTCTCCTGTGCATGCAGCTGCTGTGACAGGGGACAAGGCCACACTGCTGCGTCTGATTGGCTCCAATTCAGAACTGATAGACCAAGAGGACCAGCTTGGGAGGAGCCCTTTAATGTACAGCGTGCTGGGTGATCGCAGAGCCTGCGCGGAAGCCTTGCTTCGACATGGGACGCTGGTCAACCGTTCAGACCGTAGTGGGCGAACTGCACTTCACTTAGCTGCTCAAACTGGCAATCATCGCTTGCTGAAGCTCCTGCTGTCTCGTCGGGCGGACTGCACCCACCGTGACTTGCGTGACATTACGgcgctgcacctgtcaacccgtcACCAGGACACCCGGTGTTTGGCCTTGTTACTCAAGCACACTCCACCTGGGCAAGTTGATGCTCAAGATCAGCGAAAGCAGACGGCGTTGCACTGGAGTGCCTATTATAACCGGCCTCGGCATGTCAGACTGTTAGTGCGCCATGGCTCCAACATTGGCATTCCTGACTGGGAGGGAAAGATACCCCTACACTGGGCGGCTGGCCATAAGGACCCAGAAGCTGCGCTGACGGTACGTTGCTTGCTAGAAGCAGCTCCAACCGAATCTTTATTGAACTGGCAGGATTATGAAGGCCGCACTCCTTTGCACCTTGCTGTGGGAGATGGTAACGAAGAAGTGGTAAAGCTTTTGACTTCCTACCGGGGGTGTAATGTGACCCCCTATGACAACTTGTTCCGTACGCCCCTGCACTGGGCAGCTCTACTAGGTCACACACCCATTGCAAATCTTCTTCTGGAAAGAAATCGTTCCCCCAACATCCCTTCTGATAGCCAAGGAGCAACCCCCCTCCATTATGCCGCCCAGGGAAATTGTCCAGACACTGTACGAGTTCTGTTGGCTCACCCCTCTGTGAGAGATGAAGCTGATTTGGAGGGAAGGACAGCTTTTATGTGGGCTGCTGGGAAAGGCAGTGATGAAGCATTAAAGGTCATGCTTGAGCTAGACCCCGAGCTAGAGATGAACAGGACAGATAAATACGGTGGTACAGCACTTCACGCAGCCTCCCTTTCAGGTCAGATTAGTACTGTACGTATCTTGCTAGAACATAGTGCCCAAGTGGATGCTGCCGATGTCATGAAGCACACTCCTCTCTTCAGGGCCTGTGAGATGGGTCACCGAGAGGTCATATACACCTTGATTAAAGGAGGTGCAAAAGTTCATCTTGTGGACAAAGATGGCCGCTCTGCGCTTCACTGGGCGGCACTAGGAGGCAATGCCAATGTATGTCAAATACTTATAGAAAATAACATCAACCCTAATGCCCAGGATTATGAAGGCAGGACTCCTCTACAGTGTGCAGCCTACGGAGGCTATATTGGCTGCATGGAGGTATTAATGGAGAATAAAGCCGACCCAAATATCCAAGATAAAAATGGACGTACAGCCTTGCACTGGTCATGTAACAATGGGTACCTTGATGCAGTGAAACTCCTACTACACTACAGTGCCTTTCCAAACCAGATGGAGAGCACAGAGGAGAGATACACACCTTTCGATTATGCATTGCTTGGTGGGCATCAGGAGGTGATACAGTTTATGCTTGAACATGGTGCCCTCTCTATTGCTGCAATACAGGATATTGCAGCTTCTAAAATTCAAGCAGTGTACAAAGGACACAAAGTACGGAGAGCTTTCAGGGATCGGAAAAACCTGTTGATGAAACATGAGCAACTGAGGAAAGACGCAGCTGCTAAAAAAAGAGAAGGAGAAAGCAAAAGGAAAGTCAGGCTCAACCAACTTTATGAAAATGCTAAAATCAAAGATAATCGGACCAAAACTGCTGAGGGGTCTAGAGTGGAAAGTGAACAATACAAACACAATGAGATAGAACAAAAAGGTACAACAGAGGAAAAGCTTCAAAACAGTGCAGATAAGATAAAGCTGAAAGAGCAACTTTGGCAGGTTAAGACTGGTCAACCTCTCCAGGTCCGACGTGCATCTCCAAGGCAGGGTGAGGTTAGTGAAACATGTACTAGGAGCAGTCCCATGAGAGTCTCTCATTCTACGTCATCTCCTTCTGAACTTTCAGAAAAGGAACATCATGAAGGGACTCACAGTGACAACCAATGTAAAAGACGTTCAAAACATAAAAAAGAAGACAACAGTGGTAGAGCTCACGAAGAAAGGAATGAAAGCCTGAAGGAGCCTCGTAGAAAATCTCACAGGGAGATGAGGGAAGGGTCACAGTTCTCTCTGAAGGGTGAACCCCATAACAGATGTAGCACTATACAATATGACCAGGAAGAAGAAACTCCAGAGAAGGTCGCTGGAAAAGACGAGATCATACAGAAAAATATCAAATCATCCCGAACTCACAGGAATAAGAAAGCTGATGTAGACCTGGTTACCCACACAATTGGTTCTTGCAGtattacagagcaccagtcaccTAAGAGAAACAGAGAGTCTGGTATAGTGATCCAGGTGACCAGTGATGGGGATCATTCCCCCAAGCACAAAGAAGCCTCAAGTAAACACCATTCAGAAAGAAAAAGTAGCTTGTCCAGAGCTGGACAGCGACCTTCAACAGGAAGACGGACCAAATGTGAGGAAGAAAGCCCATCAAGAAGAACAAAACGCAGCACATCAGGTTCTCGGGCCAGACAGGTCAAACAAGCAGGCACTGAAAGGACAGGCGTAAGCTCTTCTCCAACAGCCGATGCAAACTTTAGGAGATCGCTGACAATCCCACTTCCCAGAGACAGTTTGAGGGCAGGTCACAGCCTCGCCCACTGGCAGCAACTAGACATTGAGCTGATTCCCTTAGAAGCAAGACTGCAGTTGGTAGAAAGAGAGAAGGCCAGGAAACAGCTCTTTCAGCGCAAGAACCAAGCTGCAACAGTAATCCAGAGAGCTTGGAGAAAGCACAAAATCAAGAAGGGTAGTTACTTAAGGCCCACACGTTCTCCACGCATTCACTGA